In Campylobacter sp. 2014D-0216, the following proteins share a genomic window:
- a CDS encoding peptidylprolyl isomerase has protein sequence MLTWMQHHKKYLVVTIWISVIAFVGAGFVGWGSYDFNTDRSNSVAKVGDEKISYDEFNLKYSQLFNYYSQLNNGNYTQEQAKKDGLDTQAINELIQEKLLLSYAKTLGLSVSDEEIAYDLAHQKIFHNASGAFDKNLYYSLLSSNNYTPKAYEKIIHDELLLKKINAILNLQIKNNELEMFAASFLMQDSLKIQAITLDQKNIAIDEKELKQTWEKNKELYKTQKSYELATYFLKPDLITVDDKEIQAYYEENKNNYKDFAGKILSYDQSKAQVIKDLKLSKLKLKANESYVALRKNELSFDKNITISDVDVYYPLENIEKSKENDFIKPFQFENGYMIAKLIKINPIQTMTFEQAKDEVTKLYIKEKTKALLEEKAKLALENFKGIDIGTYSRDSSKGAKVGNMMNDTEFSEFLMHVFDSNKAKSYVLFDNKAIVYEITKQSLENKNKEEIYRFIIEQSARQTKQALLKEELLKKLIELYPIQRYYKGNIN, from the coding sequence ATGCTCACTTGGATGCAGCATCATAAAAAATATTTAGTTGTTACAATTTGGATTAGTGTTATTGCTTTTGTTGGAGCAGGTTTTGTTGGCTGGGGAAGTTATGATTTTAACACCGATAGATCAAACTCTGTGGCAAAAGTAGGCGATGAAAAGATAAGCTATGATGAGTTTAATCTTAAATATTCTCAATTGTTTAATTATTATTCTCAACTAAATAATGGAAACTATACACAAGAACAAGCAAAAAAAGATGGTTTAGACACTCAAGCTATCAACGAGCTAATACAAGAAAAACTCTTGCTTTCTTATGCAAAAACTCTAGGTTTAAGCGTAAGTGATGAAGAAATTGCTTATGATCTAGCACATCAAAAAATCTTTCACAATGCCTCAGGTGCTTTTGACAAAAATCTTTATTATAGTCTATTATCAAGCAATAACTACACGCCAAAGGCTTATGAGAAAATCATCCACGATGAGTTACTACTTAAAAAAATCAATGCGATTTTAAATTTACAGATCAAAAATAATGAACTTGAAATGTTCGCTGCAAGCTTTTTAATGCAAGATAGCTTAAAAATTCAAGCTATAACACTTGATCAAAAAAATATCGCTATAGATGAAAAAGAATTAAAGCAAACATGGGAGAAAAATAAAGAACTTTACAAAACACAAAAAAGTTATGAACTTGCAACTTATTTTTTAAAACCTGACTTAATAACAGTAGATGATAAAGAAATTCAAGCATATTACGAAGAAAACAAAAACAATTACAAAGACTTTGCGGGAAAAATCTTAAGCTATGATCAAAGTAAAGCACAGGTGATTAAAGATCTAAAGCTTTCTAAGCTAAAATTAAAAGCCAATGAAAGCTATGTAGCTTTGAGAAAAAATGAACTTAGTTTTGATAAAAATATTACCATTAGTGATGTAGATGTTTACTATCCTTTAGAAAATATAGAAAAAAGTAAAGAGAATGATTTTATCAAACCATTTCAATTTGAAAATGGCTATATGATTGCAAAACTTATCAAAATCAATCCTATTCAAACTATGACCTTTGAGCAGGCAAAAGATGAAGTAACTAAACTTTACATCAAAGAAAAAACCAAAGCTTTACTAGAAGAAAAAGCTAAATTAGCCTTAGAAAATTTCAAAGGCATAGACATAGGCACTTATAGTCGCGATTCAAGCAAGGGTGCTAAAGTTGGCAATATGATGAATGATACAGAATTTAGCGAATTTTTAATGCATGTGTTTGATTCAAATAAAGCAAAATCTTATGTTTTATTTGACAATAAAGCAATAGTTTATGAGATAACCAAACAAAGCTTAGAAAACAAAAACAAAGAGGAAATCTATCGCTTTATCATAGAGCAAAGTGCAAGACAAACAAAACAAGCCTTGCTTAAGGAAGAATTATTAAAAAAACTTATAGAATTATATCCAATTCAACGCTATTATAAAGGAAATATAAATTGA
- the ftsA gene encoding cell division protein FtsA codes for MNILGIDLGSIQTCAILAQKSEEGLKIIGFGKSKSNGIKKGAITNIELASKSIEEAVADAQMMSGVHYDKVIVSISGAYAKSVDSIGVVNIPNHEIGIKEIHRAVSTAKHTANIPSGYEIIHVLPYNFKVNDLEHVEDPLGMSGNRLEVSTHIVISQEVHIKNLKKAVELADLRVDNIVLSGYASSIACFDDSEKELGAILIDMGGAVCDMVIHAGNSIRYNECLQIGSVNITNDLSIALHTPPKEAEKLKLDYASLAQNENSIIQIPYMGDEKRKNEVSVEVISNVIYARIEETIIILAKMLSDNACANLAGAGIVLTGGMTKFAGLDKLASAYFDNKAVRIATAKKDTMDGFKEIFEDAENSCAIGLCLYGGGHFTPYELDSNEKLRYKGEPEFINKQIKQNLTIDDHEEERDFEEIFQDQKEFEDEKTELVKVETKKDKKSGFMHKFWNKLINQF; via the coding sequence TTGAATATTTTAGGAATTGACTTAGGATCGATACAAACTTGTGCAATACTAGCACAAAAAAGCGAAGAAGGCCTTAAGATTATTGGTTTTGGAAAATCAAAATCTAACGGTATAAAAAAAGGTGCTATTACCAATATAGAACTTGCTTCAAAATCCATAGAAGAAGCTGTGGCTGATGCACAAATGATGTCAGGTGTGCATTATGATAAAGTAATCGTATCTATTTCAGGAGCATATGCTAAGAGTGTTGACAGCATCGGTGTAGTTAATATACCCAATCATGAAATAGGGATCAAAGAAATTCACAGAGCTGTAAGCACAGCAAAACACACGGCAAATATACCTAGTGGGTATGAGATCATTCATGTATTGCCTTATAATTTCAAAGTAAATGATCTTGAACATGTTGAAGATCCTTTAGGTATGAGCGGAAATCGCCTTGAAGTTTCTACCCATATTGTAATCTCTCAGGAAGTACATATAAAAAACCTAAAAAAAGCTGTTGAGCTTGCAGATCTTAGAGTTGACAATATCGTCCTTTCAGGTTATGCATCATCGATTGCGTGTTTTGATGATAGTGAAAAAGAATTAGGTGCTATTTTAATTGACATGGGTGGAGCAGTTTGTGATATGGTAATTCACGCAGGCAATTCAATACGCTACAATGAATGCTTACAGATTGGATCAGTAAATATCACCAACGACTTATCAATCGCCTTGCATACCCCACCAAAAGAAGCAGAAAAATTAAAACTAGATTATGCTTCATTAGCACAAAATGAAAATTCCATCATACAAATTCCGTATATGGGCGATGAAAAAAGAAAAAATGAAGTTTCTGTTGAAGTTATATCTAATGTTATTTACGCAAGAATTGAAGAAACTATCATTATTTTAGCAAAAATGCTAAGCGATAATGCATGTGCCAATTTAGCTGGTGCTGGCATAGTATTAACAGGTGGTATGACAAAATTTGCAGGACTTGACAAGCTTGCTTCAGCTTATTTTGATAATAAAGCTGTTAGAATAGCGACCGCAAAAAAAGATACTATGGATGGCTTCAAAGAAATTTTTGAAGATGCTGAAAACAGTTGTGCTATAGGTCTTTGTTTGTATGGTGGTGGACATTTTACTCCTTATGAGTTAGATTCTAATGAAAAACTAAGATATAAAGGAGAACCTGAATTTATCAACAAACAGATTAAACAAAATCTCACCATAGATGATCATGAAGAAGAAAGAGACTTTGAAGAAATTTTTCAAGATCAAAAAGAATTTGAAGATGAAAAAACAGAATTAGTCAAAGTTGAAACCAAAAAAGATAAAAAATCAGGTTTCATGCATAAATTTTGGAATAAATTAATAAACCAGTTCTAA
- the ftsZ gene encoding cell division protein FtsZ, protein MSEYLVEEMQHAKGAKIKVIGCGGGGGNMIDHMVNMGLHDLDLISANTDAQAIAKSLAKTRIQLGEKKTKGLGAGMQPEIGAESARESFEEVKAALSQSDIVFISAGLGGGTGTGAAPVVAQAAKEVGALTVSVVTMPFAFEGKQRKKLAEAGLAELKKESDSIIVIQNEKLLSILPKKAGIKEAFKLVDDILARAVRGMVSILLEDGDINVDFADVRTVMSHRGLALMGVGHGEGENAIMDALSSAIESPLLDGMTMKGVKGVIIHYKIGPECSLIEISQATQSISDIADENAKVIFGATTDETMGDRVEVTIIATGFEDKTELESAKEQEESKKNSYMNLRKASGGFDEEVISQLDVPAFLRRQMD, encoded by the coding sequence ATGAGCGAATATCTAGTAGAAGAAATGCAACACGCAAAAGGCGCAAAGATAAAAGTAATCGGCTGCGGTGGCGGTGGCGGCAACATGATAGATCATATGGTAAATATGGGTCTACATGACCTTGATCTTATCTCAGCAAACACCGATGCACAAGCTATAGCAAAATCTTTAGCAAAAACTAGAATTCAACTAGGCGAAAAGAAAACAAAAGGTCTAGGTGCAGGAATGCAACCAGAAATTGGAGCAGAAAGCGCTAGAGAAAGTTTTGAAGAAGTAAAAGCGGCTTTAAGTCAAAGCGATATTGTTTTTATTTCAGCAGGACTTGGCGGTGGAACTGGTACAGGTGCTGCGCCTGTTGTAGCACAAGCTGCAAAAGAAGTAGGTGCATTAACCGTTTCAGTTGTAACTATGCCTTTTGCTTTTGAAGGGAAACAAAGAAAAAAATTAGCTGAAGCTGGCTTGGCTGAATTAAAAAAAGAAAGCGATTCTATCATTGTAATCCAAAATGAAAAACTTCTTAGCATACTTCCAAAAAAAGCAGGTATAAAAGAAGCTTTCAAACTAGTTGATGATATTTTAGCTAGAGCTGTTAGAGGTATGGTATCTATCCTTTTAGAAGATGGCGATATTAACGTTGACTTTGCCGATGTTAGAACAGTTATGAGTCACAGAGGTTTAGCTTTAATGGGTGTAGGCCATGGTGAAGGTGAAAATGCTATCATGGATGCTTTATCAAGCGCTATAGAATCTCCTTTACTAGATGGTATGACTATGAAAGGTGTTAAAGGCGTCATTATCCACTATAAAATTGGCCCTGAATGCTCATTGATTGAAATTTCACAAGCTACCCAAAGCATTAGTGATATAGCAGATGAAAACGCAAAAGTAATCTTTGGCGCAACCACCGATGAAACCATGGGTGATCGTGTTGAAGTAACTATCATTGCAACCGGTTTTGAAGACAAGACAGAATTAGAAAGTGCTAAAGAACAAGAAGAAAGTAAAAAAAATAGCTATATGAACTTACGTAAAGCTAGCGGTGGTTTTGATGAGGAAGTTATTTCGCAACTAGATGTACCTGCTTTCTTACGTCGCCAAATGGATTAA
- a CDS encoding nicotinate phosphoribosyltransferase, whose amino-acid sequence MNSSLLCDFYELSMAYAYFKQNKHKQIVYFEVFFRKAPDNASYAVFCGLEQIIKHIKHFSFSKDDLAFLKNTQKFDDEFLNYLSTLCFSGDILSVKEGECVFANTPLMIIKAPIIEALLLETYILLTLNHQCLIATKASRISQVANNKLLLEFGSRRAHGESAALNGARAAFIGGFHASACTLAGKKFNIPISGTMSHAWVQMFDDELSAFRAYCQTYKDNISLLIDTYDYQKGIENAILVFSGLNAENTMQNYSIRIDSGDVFKISQYLRKKLDHAGLKKCKIIASSALDEFIIEKLLKNKAPIDAFGIGEKLITSASSPIFGAVYKLVAIEKDGQIIPKIKISASSSKTTLPHFKKLIRYYKNNKASFDALYAHDENIKHYQGFTYVSLHEIIFKNGKLVYESPNLKSIQEAHQISIQNLDLKFKKLQNPSVYKVKISKTLQNLQKNYLKKN is encoded by the coding sequence ATGAATTCTTCATTATTATGTGATTTTTACGAATTAAGTATGGCTTATGCTTATTTTAAACAAAATAAGCATAAGCAAATTGTATATTTTGAAGTTTTCTTTCGAAAAGCTCCCGATAATGCCTCTTATGCTGTATTTTGTGGACTAGAACAAATCATAAAACACATCAAACATTTTTCCTTCTCCAAAGACGACTTAGCTTTTTTAAAAAATACTCAAAAATTTGATGATGAATTTTTAAATTATCTTTCTACATTATGCTTTAGTGGAGATATATTAAGCGTAAAAGAAGGCGAATGCGTATTTGCCAATACACCTTTAATGATCATTAAAGCACCTATAATAGAAGCTTTATTATTAGAAACATATATACTTTTAACATTAAACCACCAGTGTCTTATTGCAACAAAAGCAAGTAGAATCTCTCAAGTAGCAAATAACAAACTACTTTTAGAATTTGGATCTCGCAGGGCTCATGGAGAAAGCGCGGCTTTAAATGGTGCTAGAGCTGCTTTTATAGGTGGTTTTCATGCAAGTGCTTGTACTTTAGCTGGAAAAAAATTCAACATTCCTATCAGTGGGACCATGTCTCATGCATGGGTGCAGATGTTTGATGATGAGCTGAGTGCTTTTAGGGCATATTGCCAAACCTATAAAGACAATATTAGTCTTTTGATTGATACTTATGACTATCAAAAAGGTATTGAAAATGCCATTTTAGTTTTTAGTGGATTAAATGCTGAAAATACCATGCAAAATTATTCCATACGCATTGATTCAGGAGATGTGTTTAAAATCTCTCAATACCTTAGAAAAAAACTAGATCATGCAGGTTTAAAAAAATGCAAAATCATAGCGAGTAGCGCTTTAGATGAATTCATTATTGAAAAATTGCTAAAAAATAAAGCCCCAATTGATGCATTTGGTATAGGAGAAAAACTAATCACTTCGGCAAGTTCACCTATTTTTGGTGCAGTTTATAAACTCGTTGCAATTGAAAAAGATGGTCAAATCATCCCTAAAATTAAAATTAGCGCTAGCTCAAGTAAAACAACCTTGCCTCATTTTAAAAAACTTATAAGATACTATAAAAATAACAAAGCCTCTTTTGATGCTTTGTATGCACACGATGAAAACATTAAACATTACCAGGGCTTTACTTATGTAAGTTTGCATGAAATAATTTTCAAAAACGGAAAGTTAGTTTATGAAAGTCCTAATTTAAAATCTATACAAGAAGCACATCAAATAAGCATTCAAAACTTGGATCTTAAATTTAAAAAACTTCAAAATCCAAGCGTATATAAAGTAAAAATCTCTAAAACTTTACAAAATTTACAAAAAAACTATCTAAAGAAAAATTAA
- the ispG gene encoding flavodoxin-dependent (E)-4-hydroxy-3-methylbut-2-enyl-diphosphate synthase, whose translation MRYKTRQIKVGDVLIGGDAPISVQSMLFTKTRDIEGCLEQLNRLYFAGANIVRLACLDMADARALKEIKAKSPLPLIVDIHFNHKLAVFCAEFIDGVRINPGNIGSKENIKEVVQACKQRQIPIRIGVNHGSIEKQFSDKYGYNVQAMIESALYNIKLLEDLDFFDIKISMKTSDVQNTIKAYEALRPLCDYPFHLGVTEAGTKFHSTVKSSIALGNLLLKGIGDTMRVSMTGELEEEIKVARAILQDSGVQKSGVNIISCPTCGRIQSDLVKAIKIVEEKTKHIKEPLNISVMGCVVNALGEAKGADVAIAFGKNQGLIIRHGEVVAKLKEDELVERFLLEVEDEVKLREKN comes from the coding sequence ATGAGATACAAAACAAGACAAATTAAAGTAGGAGATGTTTTAATAGGTGGAGATGCACCTATTTCGGTGCAATCTATGCTTTTTACTAAAACAAGAGATATTGAAGGTTGTTTAGAACAGCTTAATAGGCTTTATTTTGCGGGTGCAAATATCGTGCGTTTGGCATGCTTGGATATGGCAGATGCAAGAGCTTTAAAAGAAATCAAAGCAAAAAGCCCATTGCCTTTAATCGTAGATATACATTTTAATCATAAACTAGCGGTTTTTTGTGCTGAATTTATCGATGGAGTTAGAATTAACCCGGGAAATATTGGTTCAAAAGAAAATATCAAAGAAGTAGTACAGGCTTGTAAACAAAGACAAATTCCTATTAGAATAGGGGTAAACCACGGTTCAATAGAAAAGCAATTTAGTGATAAATATGGCTATAATGTACAAGCAATGATAGAAAGTGCTTTGTATAATATAAAATTGCTAGAAGATTTGGATTTTTTTGATATTAAAATTTCTATGAAAACTTCAGATGTGCAAAATACTATAAAAGCATATGAAGCCTTAAGACCACTTTGTGATTATCCGTTTCATTTGGGTGTTACTGAGGCGGGAACTAAATTCCATAGTACAGTAAAAAGTTCGATCGCCTTGGGAAATTTACTTTTAAAAGGCATAGGTGACACAATGAGAGTTTCTATGACTGGAGAGCTTGAAGAAGAAATTAAAGTCGCACGAGCGATCTTGCAAGATAGTGGAGTGCAAAAGAGTGGGGTAAATATCATCTCATGTCCAACTTGCGGGAGAATTCAAAGTGATTTGGTTAAGGCAATCAAGATTGTAGAAGAGAAAACTAAGCACATTAAAGAGCCGCTGAATATAAGTGTTATGGGTTGTGTGGTAAATGCTTTAGGCGAGGCTAAGGGTGCTGATGTGGCAATCGCTTTTGGTAAAAACCAAGGCTTGATTATAAGACATGGTGAAGTTGTTGCCAAGCTTAAAGAAGATGAGCTTGTGGAAAGGTTTTTACTCGAAGTGGAAGATGAGGTAAAATTAAGAGAGAAAAATTAA
- a CDS encoding DUF2972 domain-containing protein, which produces MGELSPSKAFKTLTKLANKYNFASPNINTKDLFNRKEFRGYIRYLLPLTFHVDHNVKLTIDRFYPNNEQYNIIEHFCNNDLVYDIGIYLDKKQHNYFFNHKNYNKIKKYLSNFLDDIKTVIDLTEDTMMKEEDVIYYLKKNTHARIKLKNILDVELSHIKQHRPDIVESWFHYQEFRKLIN; this is translated from the coding sequence ATGGGCGAACTATCACCTTCGAAAGCATTTAAAACACTAACAAAACTTGCCAATAAGTATAATTTCGCTTCACCAAACATCAATACAAAAGATTTGTTTAATAGAAAAGAATTTAGAGGCTATATAAGATATCTTTTACCACTGACCTTTCATGTTGATCATAATGTAAAATTAACAATCGACCGATTTTATCCTAATAACGAGCAATATAACATCATCGAACATTTTTGCAATAACGATTTGGTATACGATATAGGAATTTATCTTGACAAGAAACAACATAATTATTTTTTTAATCACAAAAACTACAATAAAATTAAAAAATACCTTTCGAATTTTTTAGATGATATAAAGACAGTTATCGATTTAACAGAAGATACAATGATGAAAGAAGAAGATGTTATATATTATCTAAAGAAAAATACCCATGCGAGAATAAAATTAAAAAACATCTTAGATGTTGAACTATCACATATAAAGCAACATCGACCCGATATAGTAGAATCGTGGTTTCATTATCAAGAATTTAGAAAATTGATCAACTAA
- a CDS encoding primosomal protein N' — MNFYQLAIKGYYLDALTYESEEEFEILDEVVVDLAKKKNLKAIVLQKCPKPDFKTQAIKEKTGYKLTPYQYELAQFIAYYYASKIAFVLGMFEGINVYKHDKIQIEKTPILSQNQQEALEFIKARQTSLLFGDTGSGKTEIYISLIKECLEQGKQVLLLMPEIALTPQMQKRLKVYFKEHFFLWHSKVTKKKKQTYLQDLASSKALLVAGARSALFLPFKNLGLVIIDEEHDNSYKASNNPRINARDLALFVAKKMDIKILLGSATPSVVSFYKHDCFRLKGTFFESKKEFLYDESELSVSSKLLLELKVSLREKKQAVVFLPTRANFRQILCKECANTIQCPFCSIALSLHKSKNALKCHYCNFTKEIDQTCPTCNGAMLEAKKMGTAELCELLEKELAELNPSIKRFDSDEISSVKKLDMILKDFNQGKIDILVGTSMLAKGHDYHNVDLSVILGLDEYLFRPNFKALEETLALAMQVAGRAGRKGKGRVLLQTKNKAFFEKYIQDYDCFLNDELSARNGLYPPFKRLLRLIIEDEDKNKALSLCEFMAKKAQELEFVQLVGHGSCAIEMLHKKWRFYVLLRADTHQELVKFEHFALNFKNITCDIDPVDFS, encoded by the coding sequence TTGAATTTTTATCAACTTGCTATTAAAGGGTATTATTTAGATGCTTTAACCTATGAAAGCGAAGAAGAATTTGAAATTTTAGATGAGGTGGTGGTAGATCTTGCTAAAAAGAAAAATCTTAAAGCGATTGTTTTGCAAAAATGTCCAAAACCTGATTTTAAAACCCAGGCCATAAAGGAAAAAACAGGCTATAAGCTTACGCCATATCAGTATGAACTTGCTCAATTTATTGCGTATTATTATGCTAGTAAAATTGCCTTTGTTTTGGGAATGTTTGAAGGAATTAACGTTTATAAACATGATAAAATTCAAATAGAAAAAACACCGATTTTAAGTCAAAATCAACAAGAAGCTTTGGAATTTATTAAAGCAAGACAAACAAGTTTGTTGTTTGGGGATACAGGCTCGGGTAAAACAGAAATTTATATAAGTTTGATAAAAGAATGCTTAGAGCAAGGAAAACAAGTTTTGCTTTTAATGCCAGAAATCGCCTTAACTCCGCAAATGCAAAAAAGACTTAAAGTGTACTTTAAAGAGCATTTTTTCTTATGGCATTCAAAAGTCACTAAGAAAAAAAAGCAAACATATTTGCAAGATTTAGCTTCTTCTAAGGCTTTGTTGGTAGCAGGAGCAAGATCGGCTTTGTTTTTGCCTTTTAAAAATTTAGGCTTAGTGATTATAGATGAAGAACATGATAATTCTTATAAAGCCTCTAATAATCCAAGAATTAATGCAAGGGATTTAGCCTTGTTTGTAGCGAAAAAAATGGATATAAAAATACTTTTGGGTTCAGCTACTCCAAGTGTTGTAAGTTTTTACAAGCATGATTGTTTTCGACTTAAGGGAACTTTTTTTGAAAGTAAGAAAGAGTTCTTATATGATGAGAGTGAATTAAGTGTTTCTTCTAAACTTCTTTTGGAATTAAAAGTGAGTTTAAGAGAGAAAAAACAAGCTGTGGTGTTTTTACCCACAAGGGCTAACTTTAGACAAATTTTATGCAAAGAATGTGCTAATACAATTCAATGTCCTTTTTGTTCTATTGCTTTGAGTTTGCATAAAAGTAAAAATGCATTAAAGTGCCACTACTGTAATTTTACCAAAGAAATTGATCAAACTTGTCCAACGTGCAATGGAGCTATGCTTGAAGCTAAAAAAATGGGCACAGCGGAGCTTTGTGAGCTTCTGGAAAAAGAGTTGGCTGAATTAAATCCTAGTATTAAAAGATTTGATAGTGATGAGATTAGCAGTGTTAAAAAGCTTGATATGATTTTAAAGGATTTTAATCAAGGTAAAATTGATATCTTAGTGGGTACTTCTATGCTTGCTAAAGGACATGATTATCACAATGTAGATTTAAGTGTAATTTTGGGGTTAGATGAGTATTTATTTAGACCTAATTTTAAAGCTTTAGAAGAAACTTTAGCACTTGCAATGCAGGTTGCAGGTAGGGCAGGTAGAAAAGGTAAAGGAAGAGTTTTGTTGCAAACTAAAAACAAAGCTTTTTTTGAAAAATATATACAAGATTATGATTGTTTTTTAAATGATGAATTAAGTGCTAGAAATGGACTTTACCCTCCATTTAAAAGGCTTTTAAGATTAATCATTGAAGATGAGGATAAAAATAAAGCATTAAGTTTGTGTGAGTTTATGGCTAAAAAAGCTCAAGAGTTAGAATTTGTTCAGTTGGTAGGGCATGGATCTTGTGCAATTGAAATGCTTCATAAAAAGTGGCGTTTTTATGTTTTATTGCGTGCTGATACTCATCAAGAACTTGTGAAATTTGAGCATTTTGCTTTAAATTTTAAAAATATCACTTGCGATATTGATCCAGTGGATTTTAGTTGA
- a CDS encoding type II secretion system protein, protein MRLQKAFTLIELVFCIMIIAILSMVAYPYFSFGKNDAKVIQVKSEVELINASLSLLRHQFLFKESKDFPVVLDDALINTENQKLFVCSNAQNYKNTKQCTYNVLERPIVSSKKSWMKTANIRYRFFINSQIYIDFAYNSDKIFLECVSSNCKDYGF, encoded by the coding sequence ATGCGCTTGCAAAAAGCTTTTACTCTCATAGAGCTTGTTTTTTGCATTATGATTATCGCCATTCTTAGTATGGTTGCTTATCCGTATTTTTCTTTTGGTAAAAATGATGCTAAAGTTATTCAAGTAAAAAGTGAAGTAGAGCTTATAAATGCTTCTTTGTCTTTACTTAGACATCAGTTTTTGTTTAAAGAAAGTAAAGATTTTCCAGTGGTTTTAGATGATGCTTTAATTAATACTGAAAATCAAAAATTATTTGTTTGTTCTAATGCTCAAAATTATAAAAACACAAAACAATGCACTTATAATGTTTTAGAAAGGCCTATTGTTTCAAGTAAAAAATCATGGATGAAAACAGCAAACATTCGATATCGATTTTTTATAAATAGTCAAATTTATATAGATTTTGCTTATAATAGCGATAAAATTTTTTTAGAGTGTGTGAGTTCAAATTGTAAGGATTATGGGTTTTGA